The following coding sequences lie in one Azospirillum humicireducens genomic window:
- a CDS encoding AEC family transporter — protein MNVVLNVAFPVFAIILAGFLSGKSKLLGAASSEALNKFVYWMALPPVLFLGTARRSIPEIFNGPFIGAFLGSMLLVYALGAIVGRLLRRERTQIQCMQGLNAAFSNTGYMGIPLFLAAFGPDRLAPTILATVIMSAIMVGIAVVWMEFANSHGNGVGKALRDVGRALAKNPLILSTAAGLAWSALLPGVAVPKPIATFCELMGSPAGPCALFAIGLFLASQRLTAGLAEAGWISALKLLVHPALAWVLTQTLFPMDPFWTGSAVILAALPTGALTFVVATQYQTYVERTSSAILVSTVFSVVTLSALLAVYAPAG, from the coding sequence ATGAACGTCGTCCTCAATGTCGCATTTCCCGTATTCGCCATCATTCTGGCCGGCTTCCTGTCCGGAAAGTCGAAGCTGCTGGGCGCCGCATCGTCCGAGGCGCTCAACAAGTTCGTCTATTGGATGGCACTGCCGCCGGTTCTGTTCCTGGGGACGGCGCGGCGGTCGATCCCGGAAATCTTCAACGGGCCCTTCATCGGCGCCTTCCTGGGATCGATGCTGCTGGTCTATGCGCTGGGGGCGATCGTCGGCCGGCTCCTGCGGCGGGAGCGCACGCAGATCCAGTGCATGCAGGGGCTGAACGCCGCCTTCTCCAACACCGGCTACATGGGAATCCCGCTGTTCCTGGCCGCCTTCGGCCCGGACCGTCTGGCTCCCACCATCCTGGCGACCGTCATCATGAGCGCCATCATGGTCGGCATCGCGGTGGTGTGGATGGAGTTCGCCAACAGCCATGGCAACGGGGTGGGCAAGGCTCTGCGCGATGTCGGGCGGGCGCTGGCGAAGAATCCGCTGATCCTGTCCACTGCCGCCGGCCTCGCCTGGTCGGCGCTGCTGCCCGGCGTGGCGGTGCCGAAGCCGATCGCCACCTTCTGCGAATTGATGGGCTCTCCCGCCGGCCCCTGCGCCCTGTTCGCCATCGGCCTGTTCCTGGCCTCCCAGCGGCTGACCGCCGGGCTGGCGGAGGCGGGGTGGATCAGCGCGCTGAAGCTGCTGGTGCATCCGGCGCTGGCCTGGGTGCTGACGCAGACGCTGTTCCCGATGGACCCCTTCTGGACCGGCAGCGCCGTGATCCTGGCAGCCCTGCCGACCGGCGCCCTGACCTTCGTGGTGGCGACCCAGTACCAGACCTATGTGGAGCGCACCTCCTCGGCCATCCTGGTGTCCACGGTCTTCAGCGTCGTGACCCTGTCGGCGCTGCTCGCAGTCTACGCACCGGCGGGATGA
- a CDS encoding ATP-dependent DNA helicase has translation MDLTADPTPMHSLDDAPAMVAGARRVVSLTLDGEVEELSLAAAASKVRRQPPLVCHARAFARRLGIDGFPAFDVLELFAFVHPARFCVPTPRGIAEALDLPTPDGHEAEALALQRAVRRLLGDLGAAGREESSDPVAFAWEMGRAGWPWAPAVLAALGKPDGPEKGAARSGLRVWTRIKEWEEGAPPPPPAQNPVDPEEARRRLAAMLSATVLGKVAEPRPQQADYSSAVSAAFAPRQLPDTPNVVLAEAGTGVGKTLGYLAPATVWAEKNGGTVWISTYTRNLQHQIDAELDRLYADPATKARKVVLRKGRENYLCLLNLEEAVRAMPFQPHNAVGVGLMARWAAATRDGDMTGGDFPGWLVDIAGRGPTMGLADRRGECIYSACDHYARCYIEKSVRRARRADIVIANHALVMVQAALGGGEEPTLPSRYVFDEGHHVFDAADSAFAGHLTGRETQELRRWLLGAEETGRSRARGLKRRLEDIVANDEEALRHLDDILMGARVLPGDGWSARLAADNPQGPTERFLLLARQQVYARTAGQGGPYSLEADKAYPVDGLLEAAAELEQALVRLSEPVEALARRLAQRLEDESAELDSDQRRRIDALSRSLHRRGTLTVEAWRAMLRTLPTETPSHFVDWFAVERIDGRDIDVGLYRHWVDPTVPFAEALAGPAHGLVVTSATLTDGTGDIGQDWRAAEDRCGASHLPAPAIRAQVPSPFDYPNRTRVFVVNDVRKDDLGQVAAAYKSLFLAAGGGGLGLFTAISRLRAVRDRIAEPLDQVGIPLYAQHVDPLDVSTLIDIFRNEEHACLLGTDAVRDGVDVPGRSLRLIVFDRVPWPRPDILHRARRDAFGRRRYEDMITRLRLKQAFGRLVRRADDTGVFVLLDSMMPSRLAGAFPEGVEMRRVGLKQAVEETAEFLRGW, from the coding sequence ATGGACCTCACCGCCGACCCCACCCCGATGCACAGCCTGGACGACGCGCCCGCCATGGTGGCCGGCGCGCGCCGCGTCGTGTCGCTGACGCTAGACGGCGAGGTGGAGGAGCTGTCGCTGGCCGCCGCCGCGTCGAAGGTGCGCCGCCAGCCGCCGCTGGTCTGCCATGCCCGCGCCTTCGCCCGCCGGCTGGGCATCGACGGCTTCCCGGCCTTCGATGTGCTGGAGCTGTTCGCCTTCGTCCATCCCGCCCGCTTCTGCGTCCCCACCCCGCGCGGCATCGCCGAGGCGCTCGACCTGCCCACCCCCGATGGGCATGAGGCGGAGGCCCTGGCCCTGCAGCGCGCGGTGCGCCGGCTGCTGGGCGACCTTGGCGCTGCCGGACGGGAGGAATCCTCCGACCCCGTCGCCTTCGCCTGGGAGATGGGACGCGCCGGCTGGCCCTGGGCGCCCGCGGTGCTGGCCGCACTCGGCAAGCCCGATGGGCCGGAGAAGGGGGCCGCCCGCTCGGGCCTGCGCGTCTGGACCCGCATCAAGGAGTGGGAGGAGGGCGCTCCCCCGCCGCCGCCCGCCCAGAACCCGGTGGACCCGGAGGAGGCGCGCCGGCGCCTCGCCGCCATGCTGTCGGCGACTGTGCTGGGCAAGGTGGCGGAGCCGCGGCCGCAGCAGGCCGACTATTCCAGCGCAGTGTCCGCCGCCTTCGCCCCGCGCCAGCTGCCCGACACCCCGAATGTCGTGCTGGCGGAGGCCGGAACCGGCGTCGGCAAGACGCTGGGTTATCTGGCGCCGGCCACGGTGTGGGCGGAGAAGAATGGCGGCACGGTCTGGATTTCCACCTACACCCGCAACCTCCAGCACCAGATCGACGCCGAGCTGGACCGGCTCTATGCCGACCCGGCGACCAAGGCGCGCAAGGTGGTGCTGCGCAAGGGGCGCGAGAACTACCTGTGTCTGCTGAATCTGGAAGAGGCTGTGCGCGCCATGCCCTTCCAGCCGCACAATGCCGTCGGCGTCGGGTTGATGGCGCGCTGGGCGGCGGCGACGCGCGACGGCGACATGACCGGCGGCGACTTCCCCGGCTGGCTGGTCGACATCGCCGGGCGCGGGCCCACCATGGGACTGGCCGACCGCCGCGGCGAGTGCATCTATTCCGCCTGCGACCATTACGCCCGCTGCTACATCGAGAAGAGCGTGCGCCGGGCGCGGCGCGCCGACATCGTCATCGCCAACCACGCGCTGGTGATGGTGCAGGCGGCGCTTGGCGGCGGCGAGGAGCCGACCCTGCCCAGCCGCTATGTCTTCGACGAGGGGCACCATGTCTTCGACGCCGCCGACAGCGCCTTTGCCGGCCATCTGACCGGGCGGGAGACCCAGGAGCTGCGGCGCTGGCTGCTCGGTGCGGAGGAGACCGGGCGCAGCCGCGCCCGCGGCCTGAAACGCCGGCTGGAGGACATTGTCGCCAATGACGAGGAGGCGCTGCGCCATCTCGACGACATCCTGATGGGCGCCCGCGTCCTGCCCGGCGACGGCTGGTCGGCGCGGCTGGCCGCCGACAACCCGCAGGGGCCGACCGAGCGCTTCCTGCTGCTGGCGCGTCAGCAGGTCTATGCCCGCACCGCCGGGCAGGGCGGCCCCTACAGCCTGGAAGCCGACAAGGCCTATCCGGTGGACGGGCTGCTGGAGGCCGCGGCGGAGCTGGAACAGGCGCTGGTCCGCCTGTCCGAACCGGTGGAGGCGCTGGCCCGCCGGCTGGCCCAGCGGTTGGAGGACGAGAGCGCAGAACTCGACTCCGACCAGCGCCGTCGCATCGATGCGCTGTCGCGCAGCCTGCACCGCCGTGGCACCCTGACGGTGGAGGCGTGGCGCGCCATGCTGCGCACCCTGCCGACCGAGACGCCGTCGCATTTCGTCGACTGGTTCGCGGTTGAGCGGATCGACGGGCGCGACATCGATGTCGGGCTGTACCGCCATTGGGTCGATCCGACCGTTCCCTTCGCCGAGGCGCTGGCCGGTCCCGCCCATGGCTTGGTGGTGACCTCCGCCACGCTGACCGACGGCACCGGCGACATCGGCCAGGACTGGCGCGCGGCGGAGGACCGCTGCGGCGCCAGCCATCTGCCGGCCCCGGCGATCCGGGCGCAGGTTCCTTCCCCCTTCGACTATCCGAACCGCACCCGCGTCTTCGTCGTCAACGACGTGCGCAAGGACGATCTGGGGCAGGTGGCGGCGGCCTACAAGTCGCTGTTCCTGGCGGCGGGCGGCGGCGGGCTCGGCCTGTTCACCGCGATCAGCCGCCTGCGCGCGGTGCGCGACCGCATCGCCGAACCGCTGGATCAGGTCGGCATCCCGCTCTATGCCCAGCATGTCGACCCGCTCGACGTCTCCACCCTGATCGACATCTTCCGCAACGAGGAGCATGCCTGCCTGCTCGGCACCGACGCGGTGCGCGACGGGGTGGACGTGCCGGGCCGCAGCTTGCGTCTGATCGTCTTCGACCGCGTGCCCTGGCCGCGCCCCGACATTCTCCACCGCGCCCGGCGCGACGCCTTCGGCCGCCGGCGCTACGAGGACATGATCACCCGCCTGCGCCTGAAGCAGGCCTTCGGCCGGCTGGTCCGCCGCGCCGACGACACCGGCGTGTTCGTCCTGCTCGACTCCATGATGCCGAGCCGGCTGGCCGGCGCCTTTCCGGAGGGGGTGGAAATGCGCCGGGTCGGGTTGAAGCAGGCGGTGGAGGAGACCGCGGAGTTCCTGCGGGGCTGGTGA
- a CDS encoding sigma-70 family RNA polymerase sigma factor: MQDHTPAADMAPSLEDLLVAVGRERDRQAFGVLFDHFAPRLKTYLRRLGCDSAAAEELVQEVMLLVWRRAETYDPIHASAGTWVFTIARNKRIDVLRREQRPEIDPDDPALVPEPQEAADRRIEAKESSGRLRAALKDLPPEQAELLRMAYFEDKPHSVISAEHGIPLGTVKSRLRLAMERLRRSLRDMG; this comes from the coding sequence ATGCAGGACCACACCCCCGCGGCCGACATGGCCCCCAGTCTGGAAGACCTGCTCGTCGCCGTCGGGCGCGAGCGGGACCGTCAGGCATTCGGGGTTCTGTTCGACCATTTCGCGCCACGGCTGAAGACGTATCTGCGCCGGTTGGGATGCGATTCCGCCGCCGCTGAAGAACTTGTTCAGGAGGTCATGCTGTTGGTCTGGCGTCGTGCCGAAACCTACGATCCGATCCACGCCTCCGCCGGCACCTGGGTGTTCACCATCGCGCGCAACAAGCGGATCGACGTGTTGCGCCGCGAGCAGCGGCCGGAGATCGATCCCGACGATCCGGCCCTGGTCCCCGAACCCCAGGAGGCCGCCGACCGCCGGATCGAGGCGAAGGAAAGCAGCGGCCGCCTGCGTGCCGCATTGAAGGACCTGCCGCCCGAACAGGCCGAACTGCTGCGCATGGCCTATTTCGAGGACAAGCCGCACAGCGTCATCTCCGCCGAGCACGGCATCCCGTTGGGCACCGTCAAATCGCGCCTGCGTCTGGCGATGGAACGCCTGCGCCGGTCGCTGAGGGATATGGGATGA
- a CDS encoding ChrR family anti-sigma-E factor, with the protein MIRPSHHPGDTLLIDYAGGALCEGASLAVAIHLAFCPACRHGVAEMEAIGGALLDELEPEPLSNGCLEALMARLDHERPAPCRPVPKPSAEQSRYPEPLRSYLRGRLGRDGRIAEEGWRFLQPGMRGLDLLSGPNGTTRLIRMKGGVGVPRHTHGGIELTVVLEGGFSDEFGAFLPGDLAIGDPSLVHRPVSDPEGCLCLATTIGGLRLTGPVGRLLNRFIKF; encoded by the coding sequence ATGATTCGGCCGAGCCACCATCCGGGGGACACCCTGCTGATCGATTATGCCGGCGGCGCCCTGTGCGAAGGCGCCTCGCTGGCCGTGGCGATCCATCTGGCCTTCTGCCCCGCCTGCCGCCACGGGGTGGCGGAGATGGAGGCGATCGGCGGCGCCCTGCTCGATGAACTGGAGCCGGAACCGCTGTCCAACGGCTGCCTGGAGGCGCTGATGGCCCGTCTGGACCATGAGCGGCCTGCGCCCTGCCGTCCCGTGCCGAAGCCGTCCGCAGAGCAGTCGCGCTATCCCGAGCCATTGCGCAGCTATCTGCGCGGACGTCTCGGCCGCGACGGACGGATCGCGGAAGAGGGCTGGCGCTTTCTGCAGCCGGGCATGCGCGGCCTGGATCTGCTGTCCGGCCCCAACGGGACGACGCGGCTGATCCGCATGAAGGGCGGCGTCGGCGTGCCCCGGCACACCCATGGCGGCATCGAGCTGACCGTGGTGCTGGAGGGCGGCTTCTCCGACGAATTCGGCGCCTTCCTGCCCGGCGACCTCGCCATCGGCGATCCATCGCTGGTCCACCGGCCGGTATCCGACCCGGAGGGCTGCCTCTGCCTCGCCACAACCATCGGCGGCCTGCGGCTGACCGGGCCGGTGGGGCGGCTGTTGAACCGTTTCATCAAGTTCTGA
- a CDS encoding putative bifunctional diguanylate cyclase/phosphodiesterase, producing the protein MSTALQLYFDFRRELRGIEERFDEIRLSTVPSMSNSLWVVDHDQLRLLLNGIIRLPHIRMAEVTEHSATAKSPLVLTVGTAQERPGLHAEMPLTRMAEGKTLTLGTLRVEATLDDVYHRLLTTAEVILISQGIKTFLVSGFILFICHRLVTRHLISIAANLRRHDRRSSPPLLTLDRPAPNKPDELDQLIQSFNDLAGDLYAANCELAGANAALENDIALRRSYEEQLYRQAHFDELTGLANRLLTRDRLEQAILNSRRNQLPSALLFIDLDNFKNVNDTLGHEAGDTLLREAANRLSVSIRQGDTLARMGGDEFLVVLPCIAGNVAARGIAERVLEAFAPPFRICGHDHFVTASIGIALYPADGADAPELLRNADLALYRAKERGRNRYEFFTAEINERVQRRIALESRLRLAVQQSEFELHYQPIVQAEGRRPVALEALLRWRQPDGTLEAPGHFICVAEEVGLIGEIGAWVIETAIRETAQLFGREASAPRVAVNVSPRQLRDPSFVIRVTEALAAHGLPPNRLELEITEGVLMDETPEVTDALHRLCGLGVRLSIDDFGTGYSSLSYLQRYPFDMLKIDRCFVSNATDGAAAARLVETIIMMAHGLGLETIAEGVETEEQFGFLQSKGCDQMQGYLLGRPAPLAEIAARFPAADAPSARPLEMAAGDGNASAPAPCAG; encoded by the coding sequence GTGTCCACAGCATTGCAGCTCTATTTCGACTTCCGGCGGGAATTGCGCGGAATCGAAGAGCGGTTCGACGAGATACGGCTCAGCACCGTTCCCAGCATGAGCAACAGCCTGTGGGTGGTCGACCACGACCAGCTGCGCCTGCTGCTCAACGGCATCATCCGCCTGCCGCACATACGGATGGCAGAGGTGACAGAGCACAGCGCGACCGCGAAGTCCCCCCTGGTGCTCACGGTCGGCACGGCACAGGAGCGGCCCGGCCTCCATGCCGAAATGCCGCTGACCCGGATGGCGGAGGGGAAGACCCTGACATTGGGGACGCTGCGGGTGGAAGCGACGCTGGACGACGTGTACCACCGTCTGCTGACGACGGCGGAGGTGATCCTGATCAGCCAGGGCATCAAGACCTTCCTGGTGTCCGGCTTCATCCTGTTCATCTGCCACCGGCTGGTGACGCGCCATCTGATCTCCATCGCCGCCAACCTGCGCCGGCATGACCGCCGGTCCTCGCCGCCGCTCCTCACCCTGGACCGGCCGGCGCCGAACAAGCCCGACGAGCTGGACCAGCTGATCCAGTCCTTCAACGATCTGGCCGGCGACCTGTATGCCGCCAATTGCGAACTGGCCGGGGCGAACGCCGCGCTGGAGAACGACATCGCCCTTCGCCGCAGCTATGAGGAGCAGCTGTACCGGCAGGCGCATTTCGACGAGCTGACCGGGCTGGCCAACCGCCTGCTGACCCGCGACCGGCTGGAGCAGGCGATCCTGAACTCCCGGCGCAACCAGCTGCCGTCGGCTCTCCTGTTCATCGACCTCGACAATTTCAAGAACGTCAATGACACGCTGGGACACGAGGCGGGCGATACGCTGCTGCGGGAGGCGGCGAACCGCCTGTCGGTATCGATCAGGCAGGGCGATACCCTTGCCCGCATGGGCGGTGACGAGTTCCTGGTCGTGCTGCCCTGCATCGCCGGCAACGTCGCGGCGCGTGGCATCGCGGAACGGGTGCTGGAAGCCTTCGCCCCGCCCTTCCGGATCTGCGGCCACGATCATTTCGTGACGGCCAGCATCGGCATCGCGCTTTATCCGGCGGACGGGGCCGACGCACCGGAGCTTCTTCGCAACGCCGACCTTGCCCTCTATCGGGCGAAGGAACGCGGCCGAAACCGCTACGAGTTCTTCACCGCCGAGATCAACGAGCGCGTTCAGCGGCGGATCGCTCTGGAAAGCCGCCTCAGGCTGGCCGTTCAGCAGTCGGAATTCGAGCTCCACTACCAGCCGATCGTCCAGGCGGAGGGCCGCCGGCCGGTTGCGCTGGAGGCGTTGCTGCGCTGGCGCCAGCCCGACGGCACGCTGGAGGCGCCAGGGCATTTCATCTGCGTGGCGGAAGAGGTCGGGCTGATCGGGGAGATCGGTGCCTGGGTGATCGAGACCGCGATCCGCGAAACCGCCCAACTGTTCGGCAGGGAGGCATCGGCGCCGCGGGTCGCCGTCAACGTCTCGCCCCGGCAACTGCGCGACCCGTCCTTCGTCATCCGCGTGACGGAGGCGCTCGCCGCCCACGGATTGCCGCCGAACCGCCTGGAACTGGAGATCACCGAAGGCGTCCTGATGGACGAGACGCCGGAGGTGACTGACGCGCTTCACCGGCTGTGCGGCCTCGGCGTCCGCCTCTCCATCGACGATTTCGGCACCGGCTATTCCAGCTTGAGCTATCTGCAGCGCTATCCTTTCGACATGCTGAAGATCGACCGCTGTTTCGTCTCCAACGCCACGGACGGGGCCGCGGCGGCCCGGCTGGTCGAGACCATCATCATGATGGCCCACGGTCTCGGCCTGGAAACCATCGCCGAGGGGGTGGAGACGGAGGAGCAGTTCGGCTTTCTGCAATCGAAGGGTTGCGACCAGATGCAGGGCTATCTGCTGGGCCGGCCAGCCCCGCTGGCCGAGATTGCCGCTCGGTTCCCCGCCGCCGACGCACCGTCGGCAAGACCGCTGGAAATGGCCGCAGGAGATGGCAACGCTTCCGCCCCCGCCCCCTGCGCGGGCTGA
- a CDS encoding tellurite resistance TerB family protein, with the protein MRKPTDAMIDHHSALIYVMVLVSACDADMTDAELEAIGENVRYLPIFKDYSGDQVMAATRECTAMLSDNDGLDTVLTIIEQAVPAKLRETAYAVACDIAAADPKASQEELRMLEMIRHRLGVDRLCAAAIERGARARHMRL; encoded by the coding sequence ATGAGAAAGCCGACAGACGCAATGATCGACCACCACAGCGCCCTCATCTATGTCATGGTCCTGGTATCCGCCTGCGACGCCGATATGACCGACGCGGAACTGGAGGCCATCGGCGAGAATGTGCGCTATCTGCCGATCTTCAAGGATTACAGCGGCGATCAGGTGATGGCCGCCACCCGCGAATGCACCGCCATGCTGTCCGACAATGACGGGTTGGACACGGTGCTGACCATCATCGAGCAGGCGGTTCCGGCCAAGCTGCGCGAGACCGCCTATGCGGTCGCCTGCGACATCGCCGCCGCCGATCCGAAGGCGTCGCAGGAGGAACTGCGCATGCTGGAGATGATCCGCCACCGGCTGGGGGTGGACCGTCTGTGCGCCGCCGCCATCGAACGCGGAGCCCGCGCCCGCCACATGCGCCTCTGA
- a CDS encoding molybdopterin biosynthesis protein: MHSSDRSREDIRRFVALAARQDQFLEVVSGEEARARFHRHLDLSPRGEERVPLSASLGRVLSADVVAEVDVPGFDRSVVDGFAVRAADTAGAAEDDPVALRLNDEVLAAGHAPDLTVEPGTATVIATGGMLPRGADAVVMVETTEAVERPDGLFVTLTRPATPGAFVAAAGSDIGRGEVVLRRGQTLTSREIGVLAAIGLAEVAVVRRPRVAILSTGDEIVAPGQPIRTGAVYDSNGAILAAAVTELGAEPVPLGIAPDEDGALERLVAQGLQCDALLLSGGTSKGAGDRSHRIVAQLKDPGIVAHGVALKPGKPLCLAVTGGKPVVILPGFPTSAMFTFHSFVAPVIRAMAGLPPATAEEVPATLPVRLGSERGRTEYVMVSLVHGADGDTLAAYPLSKGSGAVTAFSHADGFLAIDAQAEAVEAGTPVSVHLLGRAVAPADLIVVGSQCIGLNAVLGGLIGEGMTVKALNVGSMGGLASARRGECDIAPVHLMDPATGTYNMPFLAPGLELVAGYRRMQGIVFRRGDPRFEGRTAAEAAAAVAGLADCILINRNAGSGTRILTDRLLGPARPTGYWTQAKSHNAVAVAVAQNRADWGVAIETAATLYGLGFLPLQEEHYDFVVPAARRDRPAVRRFVEALDRPDVAEALRAMSFLR, encoded by the coding sequence GTGCACAGTTCCGACCGCAGCCGCGAGGACATCCGCCGTTTCGTCGCCCTGGCCGCCCGCCAGGACCAGTTCCTGGAGGTGGTGAGCGGGGAGGAGGCGCGCGCCCGCTTCCATCGCCATCTCGACCTGTCCCCGCGGGGGGAGGAGCGGGTGCCGCTGTCCGCATCCCTCGGCCGCGTGCTGTCGGCCGACGTGGTGGCGGAGGTGGACGTTCCCGGCTTCGACCGCTCGGTGGTGGACGGCTTCGCCGTGCGAGCCGCCGATACGGCGGGTGCGGCGGAGGACGATCCGGTCGCCCTGCGCCTGAACGACGAGGTGCTGGCCGCCGGCCATGCCCCCGACCTGACGGTGGAGCCCGGAACCGCCACGGTGATCGCCACCGGCGGCATGCTGCCGCGCGGCGCCGATGCGGTGGTGATGGTGGAGACGACGGAAGCGGTGGAGCGGCCCGACGGCCTGTTCGTCACGTTGACCCGGCCCGCCACCCCCGGCGCCTTCGTCGCTGCCGCCGGGTCCGACATCGGCCGGGGCGAGGTGGTGCTGCGCCGGGGCCAGACATTGACCTCGCGCGAGATCGGCGTTCTCGCCGCCATCGGGCTGGCGGAGGTCGCCGTGGTGCGCCGCCCGCGCGTCGCCATCCTGTCCACCGGCGACGAGATCGTGGCGCCCGGCCAACCGATCCGCACCGGCGCGGTCTATGACAGCAACGGCGCCATCCTGGCCGCCGCTGTGACCGAGCTGGGGGCCGAGCCGGTGCCGCTGGGCATCGCTCCGGACGAGGACGGGGCGCTGGAGCGGCTGGTTGCCCAAGGGCTGCAGTGCGACGCGCTGCTGCTGTCGGGCGGCACCTCGAAAGGAGCGGGCGACCGCTCCCACCGCATCGTGGCGCAGCTGAAGGATCCCGGCATCGTCGCCCATGGCGTGGCGCTGAAGCCCGGCAAGCCGCTGTGCCTCGCGGTGACCGGCGGCAAGCCGGTGGTCATCCTGCCGGGCTTCCCGACCTCGGCCATGTTCACCTTCCACAGCTTCGTGGCGCCGGTGATCCGCGCCATGGCCGGCCTGCCGCCCGCGACGGCGGAGGAGGTGCCGGCCACCCTGCCGGTGCGGCTGGGATCGGAACGTGGGCGCACCGAATATGTCATGGTTTCGCTGGTCCATGGCGCCGATGGGGACACGCTGGCGGCCTATCCGCTGTCCAAGGGATCGGGCGCCGTCACCGCCTTCAGCCATGCCGATGGCTTCCTCGCCATCGACGCGCAGGCGGAGGCGGTGGAGGCGGGCACGCCGGTGTCCGTCCATCTGCTTGGCCGGGCGGTGGCCCCGGCCGATCTGATCGTGGTGGGCAGCCAGTGCATCGGCCTCAACGCCGTGCTCGGCGGCCTGATCGGGGAAGGGATGACGGTGAAGGCGTTGAATGTCGGCTCGATGGGCGGGCTGGCTTCGGCGCGGCGGGGCGAGTGCGACATCGCGCCGGTCCATCTCATGGATCCCGCCACCGGCACCTACAACATGCCCTTCCTGGCGCCGGGGCTGGAGCTGGTCGCCGGCTACCGCCGGATGCAGGGCATCGTCTTCCGCCGCGGCGATCCGCGTTTCGAGGGCAGGACGGCGGCCGAGGCGGCGGCGGCCGTCGCCGGTCTGGCCGACTGCATCCTGATCAACCGCAATGCCGGCAGCGGCACCCGCATCCTGACCGACCGGCTGCTGGGGCCGGCGCGGCCGACCGGCTACTGGACTCAGGCCAAGTCGCACAATGCCGTCGCCGTTGCGGTGGCGCAGAACCGTGCCGACTGGGGTGTGGCCATCGAGACGGCCGCGACCCTCTACGGACTGGGCTTCCTGCCGCTGCAGGAGGAGCATTACGACTTCGTCGTTCCCGCCGCCCGCCGCGACCGTCCCGCCGTCCGCCGCTTCGTCGAGGCGCTGGATAGGCCGGACGTGGCGGAGGCCCTGCGTGCCATGAGCTTCCTGCGATAG
- the mtgA gene encoding monofunctional biosynthetic peptidoglycan transglycosylase, protein MRTLLRWALIGAAGLVAFTVLWAALYRIVPPPATPLMLIRALGGSGLSRDWEPLERISPSLVDAVIASEDSNFCGHGGFDWAAIEGAFEDNEEGKRLRGGSTISQQTAKNAFLWPDRSWTRKGAEAWFTLLIEGLWTKRRILEVYLNIVEWDDGVYGAEAAARHHFGKSAAALTRREAALLAVVLPSPRNWSPTRPGPYVARRAGVIEQRMAVVRRDGLADCTR, encoded by the coding sequence ATGCGGACGCTGTTGCGCTGGGCGCTGATCGGAGCGGCGGGACTGGTCGCCTTCACCGTCCTATGGGCGGCGCTCTACCGGATCGTACCGCCGCCGGCAACGCCGCTGATGCTGATCCGGGCGCTGGGCGGCTCCGGCCTGTCCCGCGACTGGGAACCGCTGGAGCGCATCTCGCCCTCGCTGGTGGATGCGGTGATCGCGTCGGAAGACAGCAATTTCTGCGGCCATGGCGGCTTCGACTGGGCTGCCATCGAGGGCGCCTTCGAGGACAACGAGGAGGGCAAGCGCCTGCGCGGCGGCAGCACCATCAGCCAGCAGACCGCCAAAAATGCCTTTCTCTGGCCCGACCGCAGCTGGACCCGCAAGGGAGCGGAGGCCTGGTTCACCCTGCTGATCGAAGGGCTGTGGACCAAGCGCCGCATTCTGGAGGTCTATCTGAACATCGTGGAGTGGGACGACGGCGTCTATGGCGCGGAGGCCGCGGCGCGGCACCATTTCGGCAAATCCGCCGCGGCGCTGACCCGGCGCGAGGCGGCGCTGCTGGCCGTGGTGCTGCCCAGCCCGCGCAACTGGTCGCCCACCCGCCCCGGCCCCTATGTCGCCCGGCGGGCGGGGGTGATCGAGCAGCGGATGGCGGTGGTGCGCCGCGACGGTCTGGCCGACTGCACCCGGTAG